A genomic segment from Patescibacteria group bacterium encodes:
- a CDS encoding DNA replication/repair protein RecF yields the protein MVISRLTLTNFRSYSEFTTDLNPKLTVVVGPNATGKTNLLEAVFVLATTKSFRAKDTELIRHGESFYRLTADTTDGEIGLGYQKNDQNTEKRAYHQGNKQSLIKHLSRLKVVLFEPNDTQLILGAPDRRRRYLDFILTQTNPNYLTLTHRYRRVLQQRNRLLSDWTGDTAELFAWNVKLAELAADIDAARRQVVDHINKLAESSYAKIAGKAEPVELNYLGAADPLDYPSHFIRLLEANQARDLGAGFTTIGPHRDDMEVNFKDSDITTVASRGEIRTVVLTLKLAELTYIKQATGISPILLLDDVFSELDDQRRTLLTQAFDGHQVIITTTDGDMASQLDAHTIYTNPKARV from the coding sequence ATTGTGATCTCACGCTTAACCCTAACCAACTTCCGTTCGTATTCGGAATTTACAACCGATCTTAATCCAAAGTTAACCGTGGTGGTTGGACCAAACGCTACCGGTAAAACCAATCTACTCGAAGCCGTATTCGTGCTCGCTACCACGAAATCATTCCGTGCCAAAGACACCGAGTTAATTCGCCACGGTGAATCTTTTTACCGTTTAACCGCCGACACAACTGATGGTGAGATTGGTTTAGGGTATCAAAAAAATGACCAAAACACCGAAAAGCGCGCCTACCACCAGGGCAATAAACAGTCGTTAATAAAACACCTTAGTCGGCTTAAGGTGGTACTATTTGAACCGAACGATACTCAACTTATTCTTGGTGCCCCAGATCGCCGCCGCCGTTATCTTGATTTTATCTTAACTCAAACCAACCCCAACTATTTAACCTTAACTCATCGTTACCGCCGGGTTTTGCAGCAGCGTAATCGTTTATTATCAGATTGGACCGGTGATACCGCAGAGCTTTTTGCCTGGAATGTTAAATTAGCAGAACTAGCTGCCGATATTGATGCGGCGCGGCGTCAGGTGGTGGATCACATTAATAAATTAGCCGAATCAAGCTACGCTAAAATCGCCGGCAAAGCTGAGCCGGTTGAACTTAATTATCTTGGCGCCGCAGATCCATTAGATTATCCTAGTCACTTTATTAGACTACTAGAAGCAAATCAGGCGCGCGATCTCGGTGCCGGCTTTACCACTATCGGCCCGCACCGAGATGATATGGAAGTTAACTTCAAGGATAGCGACATAACCACGGTAGCCTCTCGTGGCGAGATTCGTACGGTTGTATTAACTCTTAAATTAGCGGAGTTAACTTATATTAAACAAGCCACCGGTATATCCCCTATTTTATTACTAGACGATGTGTTTAGTGAGCTTGATGACCAGCGCCGTACCCTACTCACTCAGGCGTTTGACGGTCACCAGGTAATTATCACCACCACCGATGGCGATATGGCTAGCCAGCTTGATGCTCACACCATTTACACCAATCCTAAGGCGCGAGTTTAG
- a CDS encoding Hsp20/alpha crystallin family protein, whose product MAKKNPTNDESVLQDEFLQDEEVNTNWLNDDEGAGIEGQLAVDVYQTKESVVIKAPIAGVDFRNLDVAIAEDVVTIRGERVEEESISREDYYVAECYWGAFSRSIIMPVSVNADKAEASLKNGVLVITIPKVVQDKVKKIKVVAS is encoded by the coding sequence GTGGCAAAAAAGAATCCGACCAACGATGAAAGCGTTTTGCAGGACGAGTTCCTACAGGACGAAGAGGTTAACACCAACTGGCTCAACGATGATGAGGGTGCTGGCATTGAAGGTCAGCTAGCCGTTGACGTTTACCAGACCAAAGAGAGTGTGGTTATTAAGGCCCCGATTGCCGGCGTTGATTTCCGCAACCTCGATGTTGCCATCGCCGAAGACGTTGTAACCATTCGGGGTGAACGAGTCGAAGAAGAATCAATCAGCCGTGAAGACTACTACGTGGCTGAATGTTACTGGGGAGCCTTTAGTCGCTCAATCATTATGCCGGTAAGCGTTAATGCCGATAAGGCGGAAGCCAGCTTAAAGAACGGCGTACTGGTTATTACCATCCCTAAGGTGGTGCAGGATAAGGTTAAGAAGATCAAGGTTGTTGCTAGCTAA
- a CDS encoding ComF family protein, protein MLQPLARLLAPPACVGCKKPGIVVCQNCIATAQRANVARRTQFPLTGLSAVFSYDGLGKQLVHRLKFERQREAAKVIAGLIIAALPHRDFDVVTTTPTATKRVRQRGFDHGKLLGLHVAHELRLPYRQLLFRRSQERQLGHSRVKRMEQARANYGTTANLAGQRVLLVDDVISTGATLATGAELLRQAGATQVWAAVLADNYSTKAAYKYRDDDVPSPPK, encoded by the coding sequence ATGCTCCAACCCTTAGCCCGGCTCTTAGCTCCGCCTGCCTGTGTTGGCTGTAAAAAGCCGGGTATTGTGGTCTGTCAAAACTGCATTGCGACTGCGCAGCGAGCGAACGTTGCTAGGCGAACACAATTTCCGCTCACCGGCTTGTCGGCCGTTTTTAGCTATGACGGTTTGGGTAAGCAGCTTGTTCATCGGCTCAAATTTGAGCGCCAAAGAGAGGCCGCAAAAGTTATTGCGGGGCTAATTATTGCCGCTCTCCCCCATCGCGACTTTGATGTAGTTACCACAACACCAACCGCTACCAAACGTGTGCGGCAGCGGGGTTTTGATCACGGTAAGCTGCTTGGGCTTCACGTTGCACATGAGCTTCGGCTCCCCTATCGCCAGCTGTTGTTTCGCAGGTCACAAGAAAGGCAGTTGGGGCATTCGCGGGTTAAGCGAATGGAGCAGGCCCGGGCTAACTATGGCACGACGGCTAACCTCGCTGGTCAACGGGTCCTTCTGGTAGACGATGTTATCTCAACTGGTGCGACACTGGCGACTGGGGCCGAGTTGCTACGCCAAGCTGGGGCCACCCAGGTCTGGGCGGCCGTACTGGCAGATAATTACTCGACTAAAGCTGCTTATAAATATCGCGACGATGACGTACCCTCACCACCAAAATAG
- a CDS encoding type II toxin-antitoxin system RelE/ParE family toxin — protein sequence MTSYEIEFTKSAQKELSKLPSKTRLRIAKAIYQLRENPRTGNTRSMVGIPSWRLRVGDYRVVYDITDQKLTILVVRVRHRRDIYKQL from the coding sequence ATGACCAGTTACGAGATTGAGTTCACCAAAAGCGCTCAAAAGGAGTTATCTAAGCTACCTTCAAAAACCCGTCTCCGAATAGCAAAGGCCATTTATCAACTGCGAGAGAATCCTCGAACCGGCAACACTCGCTCCATGGTGGGCATACCAAGTTGGCGACTCCGAGTTGGTGATTACCGTGTGGTATATGACATTACCGATCAAAAACTTACTATTTTGGTGGTGAGGGTACGTCATCGTCGCGATATTTATAAGCAGCTTTAG
- the dnaN gene encoding DNA polymerase III subunit beta, producing the protein MKVRITQENLARALQVTGRIVGSRTSLPVLANVLISTDSNRLKISATNLEIGITHWIGCKVEQEGSITVPAKLLGEFVANLPSGKNLDLETTDANLTITTPNYNSHMNGIAAEEFPATPEVSTKPILTLPSELLREAIAQVVVAAAPDESRPVLAGVYMYIDEGQLVLVSTDSFRLAEYKLPLPKQADTELQAIIPTRTMQELVRILGESEGDVAMYIADNQVMFQVDDTELVSRLIEGKFPDYQQIIPSNEETRATLATVDFTRITKMAHLFARENGGNIRIEVQAEGELRILSSAAQVGDNTSSSPCEVAGDDNEISLNASYLTDALTAIKTKKVSISMSGKLNATVIKPDGNDAPNYLHIIMPVRT; encoded by the coding sequence ATGAAAGTTAGAATCACTCAAGAAAATCTAGCTCGAGCCCTACAAGTCACTGGACGTATTGTTGGAAGTCGTACCAGTCTACCGGTCCTAGCTAACGTCCTAATAAGTACCGATAGTAATCGACTTAAGATTTCGGCAACCAATTTAGAAATAGGTATTACACACTGGATTGGTTGCAAAGTAGAGCAAGAAGGATCAATTACCGTTCCGGCTAAGCTTCTAGGTGAGTTTGTTGCTAACCTTCCAAGTGGTAAGAACCTTGATCTTGAAACCACCGATGCCAACCTTACCATTACCACACCCAACTATAACTCCCATATGAACGGTATTGCTGCCGAGGAGTTTCCAGCCACACCGGAAGTTTCAACCAAACCTATCCTTACACTCCCCTCCGAACTGTTGCGCGAGGCGATTGCTCAGGTGGTGGTTGCTGCCGCCCCCGACGAAAGCCGCCCGGTTTTGGCGGGAGTTTATATGTATATCGACGAGGGGCAGCTGGTGTTGGTTTCCACCGACAGTTTCCGCCTGGCCGAGTATAAACTACCACTACCAAAACAAGCCGATACCGAACTACAGGCCATCATTCCAACTCGAACCATGCAGGAACTGGTACGTATTTTGGGTGAAAGTGAGGGCGATGTAGCGATGTATATCGCCGATAATCAAGTGATGTTCCAGGTTGATGACACCGAGTTGGTATCTCGGCTGATTGAGGGTAAGTTCCCAGATTATCAACAGATCATCCCTAGCAACGAAGAGACTCGCGCCACACTCGCTACCGTAGATTTTACTCGAATAACAAAGATGGCCCACCTGTTTGCTCGTGAGAACGGTGGCAATATCCGGATTGAGGTCCAAGCTGAGGGTGAGTTGAGGATATTGTCCTCGGCAGCTCAGGTTGGTGATAACACCTCTAGCTCCCCCTGTGAGGTGGCCGGCGATGATAATGAGATATCATTAAACGCCTCATACTTAACTGACGCCCTAACTGCTATTAAAACCAAGAAGGTCTCGATTAGTATGAGTGGAAAGTTAAATGCTACGGTTATTAAACCTGATGGTAATGATGCGCCGAACTATCTACACATCATTATGCCGGTTCGAACGTGA
- a CDS encoding PrgI family protein, which yields MGTYKVPQNVEAEDKILGPLSLKQFIYALIGLAWGFLTFALFRQVIVLWVLIGIPPALFLLALGLYQKEDQPLETFVIAIFQFLVRPKTRLWHKEPIAEVFRLEPPPPKAEIAHRDPREVRGQLQRLAELVDTRGWSAKQPELQEAGDEAPVIDLMDRIGAGALVPQQTPSLGGAAVLTPAPAGMVAAPATTDAPAAPNPGDPGITEEDDILAEGGQVSQNLNTLIQNSVKSMRAEAVERMKKPTAPVAAKKVSPTTPSTSGLTAPLSGDILKLATEGGDLTVAQIAAQAHRKQDLVEGQTVQVRNGNTTTTTS from the coding sequence ATGGGCACATATAAGGTTCCACAGAACGTTGAGGCCGAGGATAAAATCCTAGGGCCGTTGTCGCTCAAGCAGTTCATTTATGCACTGATTGGCTTGGCGTGGGGCTTTTTAACCTTCGCGCTGTTTCGCCAGGTGATTGTGCTGTGGGTTTTAATTGGTATTCCACCGGCACTTTTCTTATTGGCGCTTGGACTCTACCAGAAAGAGGATCAGCCGCTTGAGACCTTTGTAATTGCCATTTTCCAGTTCCTGGTTAGACCAAAGACCAGACTATGGCACAAGGAGCCAATTGCCGAGGTGTTTCGCCTAGAGCCACCCCCACCCAAGGCCGAGATCGCTCACCGAGATCCACGCGAAGTTAGGGGACAGCTGCAGCGTTTAGCCGAGCTGGTTGATACACGAGGTTGGTCGGCCAAGCAGCCAGAGCTACAAGAGGCGGGGGACGAAGCTCCGGTAATCGACTTAATGGACCGGATTGGTGCCGGTGCGCTGGTGCCACAACAAACCCCTTCACTGGGTGGAGCAGCGGTACTAACTCCAGCGCCAGCCGGCATGGTGGCGGCACCCGCTACTACCGACGCCCCCGCCGCACCTAATCCTGGCGACCCAGGTATTACCGAAGAAGATGACATCTTGGCCGAAGGTGGCCAGGTCAGCCAAAACCTTAACACGCTGATTCAAAACAGCGTTAAAAGTATGCGCGCCGAAGCGGTTGAACGCATGAAAAAACCGACCGCTCCGGTTGCAGCGAAAAAGGTTTCGCCCACCACTCCAAGCACAAGCGGATTAACAGCGCCTCTATCTGGTGATATACTTAAGCTAGCAACTGAAGGTGGAGATCTGACGGTGGCTCAAATTGCCGCTCAGGCTCACAGGAAACAAGATTTAGTAGAGGGTCAAACGGTACAAGTTCGGAATGGCAACACCACAACCACAACCAGCTAA
- a CDS encoding DUF87 domain-containing protein, which yields MGLFGKKPDQDPVALAEAQRLREQQEAEAIYRQGIVSLRDLIAPPSLEIAGDHLRVGTRFARTLYVYGYPRQIYTGWLSPIINLDEVLDISMFIYPVESQVVLNNLRRKVGQLEASYAINQEKGRVRDPALEAAILDAEELRDKLQVGEERFFRFGLYVTIYGDSMDEIKNVQRKLEGIFGQSLVYSKPASMQMEPGFNSTLPMANDQLQVSRNMNTGALSTSFPFTSAELSHNEGVLYGVNRHNNGLVLFDRFTLENANMVVFAKSGGGKSFAVKLEALRSLMIGTEVLVIDPENEYQTLCEAVGGSYLRLSLASQNRLNPFDLPHVLDSEDADNALRANIITLHGLLRLMMGGDAAPLSPAEDADLDVAIINTYAKAGITNDPLTHSATPPTMNDLHKTLSEMSGNGPSLAQRLRKYTTGTFAGIFSEQSNVDLYNKFVVFNIRDLEDELRPVGMYIVLNYIWNKVKSDKRRRILVVDEAWQLMKYEDSANFMFSIAKRARKYQLGLTTISQDVDDFLSSRMGRAVVSNSSLQLLLKQAPSSVDIVGETFKLTSEEKSRLTSFPVGEGLFFAGLNHVVMRILASQTESQLITTSPQQVAAQQAAQQYQQEAQQAAPPPASQPLETGEQELNSAG from the coding sequence GTGGGGCTTTTTGGTAAAAAACCAGATCAAGATCCGGTAGCGCTGGCCGAAGCCCAGCGGTTACGCGAACAACAAGAAGCCGAGGCGATCTACCGCCAGGGCATTGTGAGTCTACGCGACCTAATCGCGCCTCCATCACTCGAAATTGCTGGCGACCACCTGCGAGTAGGCACCCGGTTTGCTCGTACCTTATACGTGTACGGTTACCCGCGACAGATTTACACCGGCTGGTTGAGCCCAATCATCAACCTCGATGAGGTGCTCGACATCAGTATGTTTATCTACCCGGTTGAGAGCCAGGTGGTTCTAAACAACCTACGCCGAAAGGTGGGTCAGCTCGAAGCCAGCTACGCCATCAACCAAGAAAAGGGGAGGGTTCGTGACCCAGCCCTAGAGGCAGCCATTCTCGATGCCGAAGAACTACGTGACAAGCTGCAGGTGGGCGAGGAGCGATTCTTCCGCTTTGGACTTTACGTTACCATCTACGGCGATAGCATGGATGAGATTAAAAATGTTCAACGAAAACTTGAGGGAATCTTTGGTCAGTCGCTGGTATACAGTAAGCCGGCCAGCATGCAAATGGAGCCAGGCTTTAACTCAACCCTGCCGATGGCTAACGACCAGCTTCAGGTTAGCCGCAACATGAACACCGGGGCGCTATCGACCAGCTTCCCATTTACCTCGGCCGAACTCAGCCACAACGAAGGCGTGCTTTACGGCGTCAACCGTCACAACAACGGCTTGGTTTTGTTTGACCGCTTTACGCTCGAAAACGCCAATATGGTGGTATTCGCTAAGTCCGGTGGCGGTAAGTCGTTTGCGGTTAAACTAGAGGCCTTGCGCAGCTTAATGATCGGTACCGAGGTATTGGTAATCGACCCCGAAAACGAGTATCAAACCCTGTGCGAAGCGGTTGGTGGTAGCTATTTGCGACTGAGCCTAGCCTCACAGAACCGCCTTAACCCGTTTGATCTACCGCACGTACTCGATAGCGAGGATGCCGATAACGCCCTGCGGGCCAACATCATCACCCTGCACGGCCTGCTACGGCTAATGATGGGTGGTGACGCCGCGCCGCTCAGCCCGGCCGAAGACGCCGACTTAGATGTGGCCATTATTAATACCTACGCAAAGGCCGGTATTACTAACGATCCGCTAACTCATAGCGCCACGCCACCAACCATGAATGACCTTCATAAAACTTTAAGTGAGATGAGTGGAAACGGTCCGTCATTGGCCCAGCGCTTACGCAAGTACACCACCGGCACCTTTGCTGGAATCTTTAGTGAGCAGTCCAACGTTGATTTGTATAACAAGTTCGTGGTGTTTAATATTCGCGACCTCGAAGACGAGCTGCGCCCGGTCGGTATGTACATTGTGCTCAACTACATCTGGAACAAGGTTAAATCCGACAAGCGCCGGCGTATCTTGGTGGTTGATGAGGCCTGGCAGTTAATGAAGTATGAAGATTCGGCCAACTTTATGTTTAGTATTGCCAAGCGAGCCCGTAAATACCAGCTGGGCCTAACCACGATTTCGCAGGACGTTGATGACTTTTTGAGCTCACGTATGGGTCGAGCGGTGGTCAGTAACTCTTCGCTACAACTTCTACTTAAGCAAGCGCCGTCTTCGGTCGACATTGTGGGTGAGACCTTTAAGCTGACTAGCGAGGAAAAGAGCCGGTTGACCAGTTTTCCGGTGGGCGAGGGGCTGTTCTTTGCCGGGTTGAACCATGTGGTTATGCGAATTTTGGCCTCCCAAACCGAGAGCCAGTTGATTACCACCAGCCCGCAACAGGTGGCAGCCCAGCAGGCGGCCCAGCAGTATCAACAGGAGGCCCAACAAGCGGCTCCTCCACCGGCAAGCCAACCACTGGAGACAGGAGAGCAGGAGCTAAACAGTGCCGGTTGA
- a CDS encoding DUF721 domain-containing protein: MAIWLASLMLTPFTPILRREFSMDGINDYLQRKASQLGLERGDTLSEVQCYLDKVFPGKCRAVSINDGVLRVTTKSASIASELRFMQVEIKGKFNKVKHLVININY; the protein is encoded by the coding sequence ATGGCGATATGGCTAGCCAGCTTGATGCTCACACCATTTACACCAATCCTAAGGCGCGAGTTTAGTATGGATGGTATAAATGATTACCTACAGCGCAAAGCCAGTCAGCTGGGCTTAGAGCGCGGTGATACTTTAAGTGAGGTTCAATGCTATCTGGACAAGGTATTTCCTGGTAAATGTCGAGCCGTTAGTATCAACGATGGCGTATTACGAGTTACCACAAAAAGCGCTAGTATCGCTAGTGAGTTAAGGTTTATGCAGGTTGAGATTAAGGGTAAATTTAATAAGGTGAAACACTTAGTTATAAATATTAACTACTAA
- a CDS encoding HD domain-containing protein — MPERVSWVRIPPSPPGLIRCGILSIESTTAMPELLIHPEESEESKFHSPLEERDKSDSLRQLEQQLGGSSPRVEGEGDERHMVLPREPYTLYEHALHRPETRFHLADLKKLDPETHEHTMGVTQNAVALAWINRHLEGITAEDIKILAQAGFLHDIGKLDLPKLQQNDKKGNLTDEMVLAHQVKRRFKSDERKKVKLHSHPLLSVRRLQREHPVDDPRILALVALHHQLQEYPTLSSSDAESVMVDLGIHSKEDRKKIRILQQFLEAGDKFDAMDNYRPYREGEEPPTPKEIEDDIKKNFIKRGANPKFAYQIMDLYYPDRYQTPEYQDNTVPR, encoded by the coding sequence ATGCCCGAAAGGGTATCGTGGGTTCGAATCCCACCCTCTCCGCCAGGACTTATTAGATGCGGTATACTGAGCATAGAAAGCACAACCGCTATGCCAGAATTACTTATTCACCCCGAAGAATCAGAAGAATCCAAGTTCCATTCTCCATTAGAAGAGCGTGATAAATCTGATTCCCTCCGCCAGCTTGAGCAGCAGCTTGGCGGAAGTTCTCCAAGAGTTGAAGGCGAGGGGGACGAAAGACACATGGTTCTTCCGCGGGAGCCGTACACTCTATATGAGCACGCCCTTCATCGTCCAGAAACTCGTTTTCACTTAGCAGACCTAAAAAAGCTAGACCCAGAAACCCATGAGCATACCATGGGAGTAACCCAGAATGCTGTAGCATTAGCCTGGATCAACCGTCACCTAGAGGGAATAACAGCTGAGGACATTAAGATTCTTGCTCAAGCAGGCTTCCTGCACGATATCGGCAAGCTCGATCTGCCAAAACTTCAACAAAATGACAAAAAAGGCAATCTAACTGACGAAATGGTTTTGGCTCACCAGGTAAAGCGACGGTTTAAATCTGATGAGCGTAAAAAAGTTAAGCTCCACTCCCATCCCCTGCTAAGTGTAAGGCGTTTACAGCGGGAGCACCCAGTAGATGATCCCCGAATCTTAGCTCTGGTAGCTCTACATCACCAGCTTCAAGAATACCCCACCTTGTCCTCAAGTGACGCTGAATCGGTAATGGTTGATTTAGGTATCCACAGTAAAGAGGATCGCAAAAAGATTAGAATTTTGCAGCAGTTTCTTGAAGCTGGTGATAAGTTTGATGCCATGGATAATTATCGTCCTTATCGAGAAGGCGAGGAGCCTCCAACTCCAAAAGAAATTGAAGATGACATTAAGAAAAACTTTATCAAAAGGGGCGCCAACCCAAAATTTGCTTATCAGATTATGGATCTTTACTATCCTGACCGTTACCAAACGCCCGAATACCAAGACAACACTGTTCCCAGATAG
- a CDS encoding valine--tRNA ligase, which produces MRMEKAYEPGKHEARIYKMWEDSGAFKPAGDSNKEPFSIIMPPPNANGSLHTGHAMFTVEDIMVRYHRMQGNPTLWLPGTDHAGIETQVVFERELEKEGKDRFDLGPEEFYKQVMAYTKDNQGTIIGQLKSLGFSADWSRLKFTLDDDIVDTVYDTFKRLHDDGLVYRANRIVNWCPRCNAAFADIEINHREQADPLYYLKYGPFVLATVRPETKFGDTAVAVHPDDERYQKYIGQEIEVEGLLGAFKLKVIADEHVNPEFGTGVVKVTPAHDPNDWEIGQRHNLEVKQAIGTDGRLTELAGKYAGMKASEAREEIARDLEVMGLMDHIDMNYTHSVAYHGRCGTQIEPLVTEQWWLKVKPLVEPAIKAVESGEIQIVPSRFKKVYIDWLNNLKDWNISRQIWWGIQIPVYYNADESNGKDKYRVFSRENDAIEYYGKDGYEADVDTFDTWFSSSQWPFATLMATGDFDRFYPTSVMETGRDILFQWVTRMVMLGIYRTGKVPFKTIYLHGLVNDAKGKKMSKSKGNVINPLELTGKYGTDALRLALSIGITPGNDGSLGEKKVEGYRNFANKLWNVARFILDKAGDDYSSTPPKAETLADTWIMDTFSRENAAITKAIEGYRFSEAGEGVYSLLWNDLADWYLEASKDQANTPLLVWCLENILKLAHPFAPFVTEAIWQEMPWQKQNLIVSRWPELKETSKEAAQFTGIMALVSQIRSLKTELKMAKPTVLYLKSDALTENSNLIKRLAGVGELKVAERGSGLRIPVTEFDAWLQVDNETLNSYRASLESRRKEAGEYLKRLEGQLKNESYLKNAPANLVEETKDRAKETKLLLSKLDEQLAAIE; this is translated from the coding sequence ATGAGGATGGAAAAAGCCTACGAGCCCGGTAAACACGAGGCCCGCATTTATAAGATGTGGGAAGATTCTGGCGCCTTTAAGCCAGCTGGGGATTCCAACAAAGAGCCGTTCTCGATCATCATGCCACCACCCAACGCCAACGGCAGCTTACATACTGGTCACGCCATGTTTACGGTTGAGGACATCATGGTTCGCTACCATCGGATGCAGGGCAACCCCACTCTATGGCTTCCGGGGACCGATCACGCCGGCATCGAGACCCAGGTGGTGTTTGAGCGCGAGCTAGAAAAAGAGGGCAAGGACCGCTTTGATCTGGGACCAGAAGAGTTTTACAAGCAAGTTATGGCTTACACCAAGGATAACCAGGGCACTATCATTGGTCAGCTCAAGAGCCTGGGCTTTAGCGCCGACTGGAGTCGCCTCAAGTTCACCCTGGACGACGACATTGTTGATACGGTTTACGACACCTTTAAACGCTTACACGATGATGGGCTGGTATACCGTGCCAACCGAATTGTAAACTGGTGCCCTCGCTGCAACGCCGCCTTTGCTGATATTGAGATCAATCATCGCGAGCAGGCTGATCCCCTCTACTACCTGAAGTACGGGCCTTTTGTGCTGGCTACGGTTCGACCAGAAACCAAGTTTGGTGATACCGCTGTCGCGGTTCACCCAGATGATGAGCGCTACCAGAAGTACATTGGTCAGGAGATAGAGGTTGAGGGACTGCTTGGTGCCTTTAAGCTTAAGGTAATTGCTGATGAGCATGTGAATCCTGAGTTTGGTACCGGAGTGGTTAAGGTTACCCCTGCTCATGATCCTAACGATTGGGAGATTGGCCAACGTCATAACCTAGAGGTCAAGCAAGCTATTGGCACCGATGGTCGCCTAACCGAGCTAGCTGGGAAGTACGCCGGAATGAAGGCTTCTGAGGCTCGTGAGGAGATTGCTCGAGATCTAGAAGTGATGGGCCTAATGGATCACATCGATATGAACTACACCCATAGTGTCGCCTATCATGGCCGCTGTGGAACCCAGATAGAGCCGCTGGTAACCGAGCAGTGGTGGCTTAAGGTAAAACCTTTGGTTGAACCAGCTATTAAGGCGGTTGAATCAGGTGAAATCCAGATAGTCCCCTCTCGCTTTAAAAAGGTTTATATCGATTGGCTTAACAACCTTAAGGACTGGAATATTAGCCGCCAGATCTGGTGGGGCATCCAGATTCCGGTGTATTACAACGCCGACGAAAGCAATGGCAAGGATAAGTACCGAGTGTTTTCACGTGAAAACGATGCTATTGAATACTACGGCAAAGACGGTTACGAAGCAGATGTCGACACCTTTGATACCTGGTTTTCTAGTAGCCAATGGCCATTTGCCACGCTGATGGCAACCGGTGACTTTGACCGGTTCTACCCTACTTCGGTTATGGAGACCGGTCGGGACATCCTCTTTCAGTGGGTTACTCGTATGGTTATGCTCGGGATATATCGCACCGGCAAGGTGCCATTTAAAACCATATATCTACACGGCTTGGTAAATGACGCTAAAGGGAAAAAGATGAGCAAGTCCAAGGGCAATGTAATCAACCCCTTGGAACTAACCGGGAAGTACGGTACCGACGCCCTGCGCTTAGCCCTTTCTATTGGTATTACTCCTGGGAATGACGGTTCTTTAGGTGAAAAAAAGGTTGAAGGTTATCGCAACTTTGCTAACAAGCTCTGGAATGTGGCTCGGTTTATCTTGGATAAAGCCGGGGACGACTACTCCTCTACCCCACCTAAAGCTGAGACGTTGGCAGACACCTGGATTATGGATACGTTTTCACGTGAAAACGCGGCTATCACCAAGGCAATTGAAGGTTATAGGTTTAGCGAAGCTGGCGAAGGGGTCTACTCCCTACTCTGGAACGACCTGGCCGACTGGTATCTAGAGGCCTCCAAAGATCAAGCTAATACTCCCCTATTGGTTTGGTGCTTAGAGAACATTCTGAAGCTAGCCCACCCCTTTGCTCCGTTTGTGACCGAAGCAATTTGGCAAGAAATGCCTTGGCAAAAGCAAAATCTAATTGTTAGTCGATGGCCAGAATTAAAAGAAACCAGTAAAGAAGCGGCGCAATTTACCGGTATTATGGCTTTGGTAAGCCAGATTCGTAGCTTAAAGACTGAGTTAAAGATGGCCAAGCCAACCGTTCTTTACCTGAAATCTGATGCACTAACCGAGAACTCTAACCTAATTAAACGCTTAGCCGGAGTAGGGGAGTTAAAGGTAGCCGAAAGGGGAAGTGGGCTGCGTATACCGGTAACCGAGTTTGATGCTTGGCTCCAGGTGGATAATGAAACTTTGAACTCATACCGGGCCTCCTTGGAAAGCCGCCGCAAGGAAGCAGGGGAGTACCTTAAGCGGCTTGAGGGCCAGCTCAAGAATGAAAGTTATCTTAAAAATGCTCCAGCTAACCTGGTAGAAGAAACCAAGGATCGCGCCAAAGAGACCAAGCTGCTACTATCAAAGTTAGATGAACAGTTGGCTGCAATCGAGTAA
- a CDS encoding CopG family transcriptional regulator encodes MSNLTNKTTIYLDASVKKFMQHKAVAEGRSVSEIVNEQFADMMEDLHDIKVVHERRNEPTYPFEKVMQELGITYDQLRD; translated from the coding sequence ATGAGTAATCTAACCAATAAAACCACTATTTATCTTGATGCTTCTGTGAAGAAATTTATGCAGCATAAAGCTGTAGCTGAGGGGCGCTCGGTGTCTGAAATTGTTAATGAACAGTTTGCCGACATGATGGAGGACTTACACGACATTAAGGTTGTCCATGAGCGGCGCAATGAGCCGACATACCCATTTGAAAAGGTTATGCAGGAGCTCGGTATAACCTATGACCAGTTACGAGATTGA